A part of Brassica rapa cultivar Chiifu-401-42 chromosome A05, CAAS_Brap_v3.01, whole genome shotgun sequence genomic DNA contains:
- the LOC103867106 gene encoding uncharacterized protein LOC103867106: MSYVPPHKRNSKDPVQPSPFPDSPLLTKFRRNIDDLKSTYFQGNGIVYSGKYFTKWFLVSSNGIEDEVPPSVNLVPLSSDSSDCINGLKALELMNNHFHKDMITEESEEEITRWLLVAEKVADDLVFAYDQANKRKEDHEISDNAKLRLVARFGKIVFYGRKAGLVVDYSLKNSRRIFSTDVPTSFIQNIKSKAIPSHEFCIDGEKQKYIVKINGPNGIINCKCTVKEDGCLTMYKAELHPVRHLTIDVSCIDKNLDMRLMLAGKRKIKTLTEKEISNIQGLLGSAVVDLNVKGRLRWPLGKTSSEGGYKIFEVCHARVTIYKKHTLGLKVRETNRFNERYATAEMEKGVTLILKEMNTKLQEQNIERVCVLEMLRDALGTIWDFLCCDANLMQ; the protein is encoded by the exons ATGTCTTATGTTCCTCCACATAAGCGAAACTCGAAGGATCCAGTTCAACCTTCCCCTTTTCCTGATTCTCCTCTTCTTACAAAATTCAGAAGAAACATTGATGACCTCAAAAGTACCTATTTTCAAGGAAATGGAATTGTATATTCAGGAAAATACTTCACCAAATGGTTTCTTGTTAGTTCAAATGGAATTGAGGACGAGGTTCCTCCGTCTGTTAATCTTGTGCCCCTTTCCTCGGATTCTTCTGACTGCATAAATGGATTGAAGGCTTTGGAACTGATGAACAACCACTTCCACAAAG ATATGATCACTGAAGAGAGCGAAGAAGAAATAACTAGGTGGCTCTTAGTAGCAGAGAAGGTTGCTGATGATCTTGTGTTTGCATATGACCAAGCTAATAAGAGAAAGGAGGATCATGAAATTTCAGATAATGCTAAACTGAGACTGGTTGCTAGGTTCGGAAAAATAGTCTTTTATGG GCGCAAAGCTGGTCTTGTGGTTGATTATTCCCTAAAGAACTCGAGAAGGATATTCTCTACAGATGTTCCAACCTCTTTCATACAAAACATCAAGTCTAAGGCTATACCAAGCCATGAGTTCTGTATAGACGGAGAAAAGCAAAAATACATTGTGAAGATTAATGGTCCCAATGGAATCATCAACTGTAAATGTACTGTGAAGGAAGATGGATGTCTCACTATGTACAAG GCCGAGCTTCATCCTGTAAGGCATTTGACTATTGATGTGTCTTGCATTGATAAGAATCTTGATATGAGGCTTATGCTCGCtggcaaaagaaaaataaagactCTCACG GAGAAAGAGATAAGTAACATTCAAGGACTACTTGGTTCAGCAGTTGTTGATCTGAATGTGAAAGGCAGATTAAGGTGGCCACTTGGTAAAACATCATCCGAAGGTGgttacaaaatatttgaagttTGTCACGCTAGAGTTACTATCTACAAAAAGCATACTCTTGGGCTTAAGGTTAGAGAGACTAATAGATTTAATGAGAGGTATGCAACAGCGGAAATGGAGAAGGGGGTTACTCTTATACTTAAAGAGATGAACACTAAACTACAG GAACAGAACATTGAGAGGGTTTGTGTTTTGGAAATGCTCCGAGATGCTCTTGGAACTATATGGGACTTCTTGTGTTGCGATGCCAATCTTATGCAATAA
- the LOC103867107 gene encoding pentatricopeptide repeat-containing protein At2g38420, mitochondrial, translating into MTRSSSWHRMSNFLRKYRKIPHSSFQTKWNETLKHKHAMEQLRTTLVSNPTSNGSVIQTLTNSFHIHNCKPTPQAYRLVVRTLAKSSNLESIASVLNHLETSEKFETPEHLFKDVIFAYGLSGKIQEAIEVFFKIPKFRCVPSAYTLNALLSVLVRSRESLVMVPEVLVKASGMGVRLEESTFEILVDALCKIGEVDCAGELVKYMSDESYIVDPSLYSKLLSSVCKHKDSKCFDVIGYVEELRKIRFSPDLRDYTVVLKFLVEGGRGKEVVSVLNQMKCDRIEPDLVCYTIILQGVIADEDYSRADKLFDELLLLGLAPDVYTYNVYINGLCKRNDIDGAVKMMACMEKLGCEANVVTYNILIKGLVKGGDMSRAKSVWEEMERDGVDRNSHTYDIMIGGFVEVDDVGYAQGLLEEAFSRNLVVKRSRTEEVICRLCDKGLMDKALELLAHLV; encoded by the coding sequence ATGACAAGATCATCATCATGGCATCGAATGTCAAACTTCCTTCGAAAGTACCGAAAGATCCCTCACTCCTCCTTCCAAACGAAATGGAACGAAACTCTCAAGCACAAACACGCAATGGAACAACTAAGAACCACTCTCGTCTCAAATCCAACCTCAAACGGTTCCGTTATACAAACACTCACAAACTCATTCCACATCCACAACTGCAAACCCACCCCACAAGCTTACAGACTCGTCGTCAGAACCCTAGCCAAATCCTCAAACCTCGAGAGCATCGCCTCTGTTCTCAACCACCTCGAAACCTCCGAGAAGTTCGAAACGCCCGAACACTTATTCAAAGACGTCATCTTTGCTTACGGGCTCTCCGGAAAGATCCAAGAAGCGATCGAAGTCTTCTTCAAGATCCCCAAGTTCAGGTGCGTGCCTTCTGCTTACACGCTAAACGCTCTCCTCTCGGTTCTCGTTAGAAGTAGAGAGAGTCTTGTGATGGTTCCCGAGGTTTTGGTGAAAGCTAGTGGAATGGGTGTGAGGTTAGAGGAGTCTACTTTCGAGATATTGGTTGATGCTTTGTGTAAGATCGGTGAGGTGGATTGTGCTGGTGAGTTAGTGAAGTACATGAGTGACGAAAGCTATATCGTTGATCCGAGTTTATACTCTAAGCTGTTGAGTTCTGTTTGTAAACACAAGGACTCTAAATGTTTCGACGTCATTGGATATGTCGAAGAGCTGAGAAAGATTCGGTTTTCGCCGGATTTGCGTGATTACACGGTGGTATTAAAGTTCTTGGTCGAAGGAGGAAGAGGGAAAGAGGTTGTGAGCGTGCTGAACCAGATGAAATGTGATCGAATAGAGCCTGATCTCGTTTGCTACACGATTATATTGCAAGGAGTTATCGCGGATGAGGATTACTCGAGAGCAGACAAGTTGTTTGATGAGCTGCTCTTGTTGGGTTTGGCTCCTGATGTTTATACTTACAATGTGTAtatcaatggtttatgcaagcGGAATGATATCGACGGCGCGGTTAAGATGATGGCTTGTATGGAGAAGCTAGGTTGTGAGGCTAATGTGGTTACGTATAATATATTGATAAAGGGGTTGGTTAAGGGTGGGGATATGAGTCGAGCGAAGAGTGTTTGGGAAGAGATGGAGAGGGATGGGGTTGATAGGAACAGTCACACGTATGATATTATGATTGGTGGGTTTGTTGAAGTAGACGATGTTGGTTATGCTCAGGGTTTATTGGAGGAAGCTTTTAGCAGGAACTTGGTTGTTAAGAGATCGAGAACAGAGGAAGTTATTTGTAGGTTGTGTGATAAAGGTTTGATGGATAAAGCACTGGAACTTTTAGCTCACCTGGTTTAA
- the LOC103867108 gene encoding TOM1-like protein 6, translating into MASSSASATVAVDKATSDLLLGPDWTTNMEICDSVNSLHWQAKDVVKALKKRLQHKSPRVQQLALTLLEALVKNCGDYLHHQVAEKNILGEMVKIVKKKADMQVRDKILVMLDSWQQAFGGPEGKYPHYYWAYDELRRSGVVFPQRSPDASPIITPQVSHPAVRQPQGAYGSPQAGYGVPYAAYGAPQAGYGPPQAGYGVPPQAGYGMPQAGYGIPQVGYGMPSGSSRRLDEAMASEVEGLSLSSIEAMRDVMDLLGDMLSAVDTSDRQAVKDEVIVDLVERCRSNQKKLMQMLTTTVDDELLGRGLDLNDSLQILLARHDAIASGSPLPVLALKPADSSPKSSEAKDSSSIAGSSSPVPATVSTGKSPVDEEDEEEDEFAQLARRHSKTPASVTTDPASSESHNALALALPDPPPPVNTTREQDMIDLLSLTLTSTPPPPSSQPAHPPTVSDQNTHLYPQAVPQFESYVAPWAQPQQPQQQQPQTHQSYSQPQHPQTQQGYSQPQQHQAHHSYSQPQQQQPQAQQGYTQPQQPQTQQGYSQPQQPQTQQGYSQPQQIQTQQGYSHPQQQIQTHQGYSQPQQTQTQQGTHPQQQAQFQQMQPQARHQSPFEYPPPPWASTSANAYYTPRANATASYTETSAGRTLQQSNSFPARGGDPQATSAASNPGVSGGQKPFVPSYRLFEDLDVFGSTEGKHNNKSTNSNNASQAQQSMIGGRKMI; encoded by the exons ATGGCGTCGTCTTCAGCTTCGGCTACGGTGGCGGTTGATAAAGCAACGAGCGATCTTCTTCTAGGTCCTGATTGGACCACCAACATGGAAATCTGCGATTCCGTCAATTCTCTTCACTG GCAAGCGAAGGATGTGGTTAAAGCTTTGAAAAAGAGGCTGCAGCATAAGAGTCCGAGAGTTCAGCAACTTGCACTCACG CTTTTGGAGGCGTTGGTGAAGAACTGTGGAGATTACTTGCACCATCAAGTTGCAGAGAAGAACATATTGGGGGAAATGGTCAAGATTGTTAAGAAGAAG GCGGATATGCAAGTGAGGGATAAAATATTGGTCATGCTGGACTCTTGGCAGCAGGCTTTTGGAGGTCCAGAGGGAAAGTATCCTCATTATTATTGGGCTTACGATGAGTTAAGG CGTTCTGGAGTCGTCTTCCCTCAGCGTTCACCTGATGCGTCCCCTATAATAACTCCACAAGTGAGTCATCCAGCGGTAAGACAGCCTCAGGGGGCTTATGGATCACCGCAAGCTGGTTATGGAGTACCGTATGCTGCTTATGGAGCACCGCAAGCTGGTTATGGACCACCTCAAGCTGGTTATGGAGTACCACCTCAAGCAGGTTATGGAATGCCTCAAGCAGGTTATGGAATACCTCAAGTGGGTTACGGAATGCCCAGTGGTTCCTCTAGAAGGCTTGATGAGGCAATGGCAAGTGAGGTTGAGGGCTTAAG CTTGTCAAGTATCGAGGCCATGAGGGACGTGATGGATCTCTTGGGCGACATGCTAAGCGCTGTGGATACCAGTGACCGTCAG GCTGTGAAAGATGAGGTCATTGTTGATTTGGTCGAGCGTTGTCGTTCTAATCAGAAAAAGCTGATGCAGATGCTAACCACCACTGT TGATGATGAACTTTTAGGCCGGGGACTCGATCTAAATGACAGTCTTCAAATTCTGCTAGCTAGACATGACGCAATAGCTTCTGGTTCTCCTCTGCCAGTTCTAGCTTTAAAACCCGCTGATTCGAGCCCAAAATCTTCTGAAGCTAAAGATTCTAGCTCCATAGCTGGTTCTAGTTCCCCAGTACCCGCCACTGTTTCTACGGGGAAAAGCCCAGTTGATGAGGAAGACGAGGAGGAAGATGAGTTTGCGCAATTAGCTCGAAG GCACTCTAAAACACCAGCATCTGTGACTACAGACCCAGCCAGTTCAGAGTCTCATAATGCTCTTGCTCTTGCTCTGCCTGACCCGCCGCCTCCAGTTAACACCACAAGGGAACAAGACATGATTGACTTATTGAGTTTGACATTGACGTCAACTCCTCCACCTCCATCCTCTCAACCTGCTCATCCTCCCACTGTCTCAGATCAAAACACCCATCTCTATCCGCAGGCTGTGCCACAGTTTGAGAGCTATGTCGCTCCTTGGGCACAACCCCAGCAACCTCAACAGCAACAGCCTCAAACACATCAGAGCTATTCTCAGCCACAACATCCTCAAACACAGCAGGGTTATTCTCAACCACAACAGCATCAAGCACATCATAGCTATTCTCAACCCCAACAACAACAGCCTCAAGCACAGCAGGGTTATACTCAACCACAACAGCCTCAAACACAACAAGGTTATTCTCAACCGCAACAGCCTCAAACACAGCAGGGATATTCTCAACCGCAACAGATTCAAACACAGCAGGGCTATTCTCATCCGCAGCAACAGATTCAAACACATCAAGGCTATTCTCAACCACAACAGACTCAAACACAGCAGGGCACTCATCCGCAGCAGCAAGCTCAGTTCCAGCAGATGCAACCGCAAGCTAGACATCAGAGTCCATTTGAATATCCGCCTCCGCCATGGGCTTCAACATCAGCGAATGCATACTACACTCCACGGGCTAACGCGACTGCGTCATACACAGAGACAAGTGCCGGGAGAACACTGCAGCAGTCCAACTCATTCCCCGCGAGAGGCGGAGACCCCCAGGCTACCTCAGCTGCAAGCAATCCAGGTGTCTCTGGAGGACAGAAGCCGTTTGTGCCATCGTACAGATTGTTCGAAGATCTGGATGTGTTTGGTAGCACAGAGGGGAAGCACAATAATAAGTCTACCAACAGTAATAATGCTTCTCAGGCGCAGCAGAGTATGATAGGAGGGAGGAAAATGATTTAA
- the LOC103867109 gene encoding alanine--glyoxylate aminotransferase 2 homolog 2, mitochondrial isoform X1 encodes MQRFSAKSTFQNIPISLLRRCISSTSQTAMAASDEFLGRLPPFEYIPPPYTGPSADVILNQRKEFLSSYTSCLYKKPLNIVDGKMQYLFDESGRRYLDAFAGIAVVNCGHCHPHVVKPVIDQIKRLQHPTTLYLNHAIADFSEALASKLPGDLKVVFFTNSGTEANELALMMAKLYTGYQDIVSIRNGYHGNAAGTMGATGQSMWKFNVVQTGTHHALNPDPYRGVFGSDGEKYARELHDLIQYGTTGHIAGFVFEAIQGVGGIVELAPGYLSAAYDIVKKAGGLFIADEVQSGFTRTGDFWGFEAHNVVPDIVTMAKGIGNGFPLGAVVTTPEIARVLTRRCYFNTFGGNAVATTAGLAVLNVIEKDKLQENASMVGSYLKGRLDQLKEKHEIIGDVRGRGLMLGVELVSDRKLKTPATAETLHIMDQMKELGVLVGKGGFFGNVFRITPPLCFTKDDADYLVEAMDYSVSKM; translated from the exons ATGCAGAGATTCTCGGCGAAAAGTACGTTCCAAAACATCCCCATTTCCCTCCTGCGACGATGCATCTCGTCGACGTCTCAGACGGCAATGGCTGCTTCCGACGAATTTCTTGGGAGGCTCCCGCCGTTTGAGTACATCCCGCCGCCGTATACAGGTCCTTCCGCTGATGTCATCCTTAACCAAAGGAAGGAGTTTCTTAGCTCTTACACGTCTTGCCTCTACAAAAAGCCT TTGAACATAGTGGATGGGAAGATGCAATATCTATTCGACGAGAGTGGTCGGAGATACTTAGATGCGTTTGCTGGTATCGCAGTTGTGAACTGTGGGCATTGTCACCCTCATGTGGTTAAACCAGTCATCGACCAAATCAAACGTCTCCAGCATCCTACCACTCTTTACCTTAACCATGCCATTGCTGACTTCTCTGAAGCTCTCGCTTCTAAACTCCCTGGTGATCTCAAG GTTGTGTTTTTCACTAACTCAGGGACGGAGGCTAATGAGTTAGCACTCATGATGGCTAAGTTATATACTGGATATCAAGACATTGTCTCTATTCGAAATGGGTATCATGGTAATGCTGCTGGAACTATGGGTGCTACTGGTCAAAGCATGTGGAAGTTCAACGTGGTTCAG ACTGGAACTCATCACGCTTTGAACCCTGATCCATATAGAGGTGTGTTTGGTTCTGATGGTGAGAAGTATGCAAGAGAGTTGCACGATCTCATCCAATATGGCACGACCGGACACATTGCTGGTTTTGTTTTTGAAGCTATACAG GGTGTTGGAGGAATTGTGGAGCTAGCTCCAGGCTATTTATCAGCAGCTTACGACATTGTAAAGAAAGCTGGAGGGTTGTTCATTGCGGATGAAGTACAGTCTGGTTTCACTCGAACCGGCGATTTCTGGGGCTTTGAGGCTCACAATGTTGTCCCTGACATAGTAACCATGGCAAAG GGGATTGGGAATGGGTTTCCTTTGGGGGCAGTTGTGACAACTCCAGAGATTGCAAGGGTATTGACACGTCGATGCTACTTCAACACGTTTGGTGGGAATGCTGTGGCTACTACAGCTGGTCTCGCTGTTTTGAATGTGATCGAGAAAGACAAGCTTCAGGAAAATGCATCGATGGTCGGATCTTATCTCAAAGGAAGACTCGATCAGCTGAAAGAGAAACACGAAA TTATTGGGGATGTACGGGGAAGAGGACTGATGCTTGGAGTAGAGCTGGTGAGTGATCGCAAACTTAAAACTCCTGCAACTGCCGAGACTCTTCACATCATGGATCAAATGAAAG AGCTTGGTGTTTTGGTTGGGAAAGGAGGCTTCTTTGGAAACGTGTTTAGAATCACACCACCTCTCTGCTTCACTAAGGACGACGCAGATTATCTCGTGGAAGCCATGGACTATTCAGTGTCCAAGATGTGA
- the LOC103867109 gene encoding alanine--glyoxylate aminotransferase 2 homolog 2, mitochondrial isoform X2: MLNIVDGKMQYLFDESGRRYLDAFAGIAVVNCGHCHPHVVKPVIDQIKRLQHPTTLYLNHAIADFSEALASKLPGDLKVVFFTNSGTEANELALMMAKLYTGYQDIVSIRNGYHGNAAGTMGATGQSMWKFNVVQTGTHHALNPDPYRGVFGSDGEKYARELHDLIQYGTTGHIAGFVFEAIQGVGGIVELAPGYLSAAYDIVKKAGGLFIADEVQSGFTRTGDFWGFEAHNVVPDIVTMAKGIGNGFPLGAVVTTPEIARVLTRRCYFNTFGGNAVATTAGLAVLNVIEKDKLQENASMVGSYLKGRLDQLKEKHEIIGDVRGRGLMLGVELVSDRKLKTPATAETLHIMDQMKELGVLVGKGGFFGNVFRITPPLCFTKDDADYLVEAMDYSVSKM, translated from the exons ATG TTGAACATAGTGGATGGGAAGATGCAATATCTATTCGACGAGAGTGGTCGGAGATACTTAGATGCGTTTGCTGGTATCGCAGTTGTGAACTGTGGGCATTGTCACCCTCATGTGGTTAAACCAGTCATCGACCAAATCAAACGTCTCCAGCATCCTACCACTCTTTACCTTAACCATGCCATTGCTGACTTCTCTGAAGCTCTCGCTTCTAAACTCCCTGGTGATCTCAAG GTTGTGTTTTTCACTAACTCAGGGACGGAGGCTAATGAGTTAGCACTCATGATGGCTAAGTTATATACTGGATATCAAGACATTGTCTCTATTCGAAATGGGTATCATGGTAATGCTGCTGGAACTATGGGTGCTACTGGTCAAAGCATGTGGAAGTTCAACGTGGTTCAG ACTGGAACTCATCACGCTTTGAACCCTGATCCATATAGAGGTGTGTTTGGTTCTGATGGTGAGAAGTATGCAAGAGAGTTGCACGATCTCATCCAATATGGCACGACCGGACACATTGCTGGTTTTGTTTTTGAAGCTATACAG GGTGTTGGAGGAATTGTGGAGCTAGCTCCAGGCTATTTATCAGCAGCTTACGACATTGTAAAGAAAGCTGGAGGGTTGTTCATTGCGGATGAAGTACAGTCTGGTTTCACTCGAACCGGCGATTTCTGGGGCTTTGAGGCTCACAATGTTGTCCCTGACATAGTAACCATGGCAAAG GGGATTGGGAATGGGTTTCCTTTGGGGGCAGTTGTGACAACTCCAGAGATTGCAAGGGTATTGACACGTCGATGCTACTTCAACACGTTTGGTGGGAATGCTGTGGCTACTACAGCTGGTCTCGCTGTTTTGAATGTGATCGAGAAAGACAAGCTTCAGGAAAATGCATCGATGGTCGGATCTTATCTCAAAGGAAGACTCGATCAGCTGAAAGAGAAACACGAAA TTATTGGGGATGTACGGGGAAGAGGACTGATGCTTGGAGTAGAGCTGGTGAGTGATCGCAAACTTAAAACTCCTGCAACTGCCGAGACTCTTCACATCATGGATCAAATGAAAG AGCTTGGTGTTTTGGTTGGGAAAGGAGGCTTCTTTGGAAACGTGTTTAGAATCACACCACCTCTCTGCTTCACTAAGGACGACGCAGATTATCTCGTGGAAGCCATGGACTATTCAGTGTCCAAGATGTGA
- the LOC103867766 gene encoding PRA1 family protein B4-like — protein sequence MEGRKYDNYKLGYIPSLCSLTCHAIFFDSFKFNLLSQTCQTLPDNGFHVTTNPPNLHLSNYSYFKVNYLAVATAIVGFSLVTHPFSLAFLLCLLASWLFFYLLRPSDHPVVVFGRTFSDMETLGCLILFSVFVVFLTDVGSVLVSAVMVGVALVCAHGAFRAPEDLFLDEQETAATGFLSFLGNASYSAAPAVVAARA from the exons ATGGAGGGG AGAAAATATGATAACTATAAATTGGGCTATATACCCTCTCTTTGTTCACTTACTTGTCACGCCATCTTCTTCGATTCTTTTAAATTCAATTTGTTATCTCAGACCTGCCAAACTCTTCCCGACAATGGCTTCCACGTCACGACCAATCCTCCCAATCTCCACCTCTCAAACTACTCCTACTTCAAAGTGAACTACCTCGCCGTCGCGACGGCGATCGTCGGGTTCTCTTTGGTGACTCATCCTTTCTCCCTCGCCTTCCTCCTCTGTCTCCTCGCTTCTTGGCTCTTCTTCTACCTCCTCCGTCCTTCCGATCACCCCGTCGTCGTCTTTGGGCGTACGTTCTCTGATATGGAGACGCTTGGGTGCTTGATCTTGTTTAGCGTCTTTGTGGTGTTTCTTACTGACGTTGGATCCGTTCTTGTGTCGGCTGTGATGGTCGGCGTCGCGTTGGTATGTGCTCACGGCGCGTTTAGGGCTCCGGAAGATTTGTTCTTGGATGAGCAAGAGACGGCAGCTACTGGTTTTCTCTCTTTCCTCGGTAACGCCTCCTACTCCGCCGCGCCTGCCGTCGTTGCCGCTCGTGCCTAA